One genomic region from Klebsiella sp. RHBSTW-00484 encodes:
- the merP gene encoding mercury resistance system periplasmic binding protein MerP, which translates to MKKLFAALALAAVVAPVWAATQTVTLSVPGMTCASCPITVKHALSKVEGVSKTDVSFDKRQAVVTFDDAKTNVQKLTKATEDAGYPSSLKR; encoded by the coding sequence ATGAAAAAACTGTTTGCCGCCCTCGCCCTCGCTGCCGTTGTTGCCCCCGTGTGGGCCGCCACCCAGACCGTCACGCTGTCCGTGCCTGGCATGACCTGCGCCTCTTGCCCGATCACTGTCAAGCACGCGCTTTCCAAGGTTGAGGGCGTGAGCAAGACCGACGTAAGTTTCGACAAGCGCCAGGCCGTCGTCACCTTCGACGATGCCAAGACCAACGTCCAGAAGTTGACCAAGGCGACCGAGGACGCGGGCTATCCGTCCAGCCTCAAACGCTGA
- the merC gene encoding organomercurial transporter MerC encodes MGLITRIAGKTGALGSVVSAMGCAACFPAIASFGAAIGLGFLSQYEGLFIGILLPMFAGIALLANAIAWLNHRQWRRTALGTIGPILVLAAVFLMRAYGWQSGGLLYVGLALMVGVSVWDFISPAHRRCGPDSCELPEQRG; translated from the coding sequence ATGGGACTCATCACGCGCATCGCTGGCAAAACCGGCGCGCTCGGCAGCGTCGTTTCCGCGATGGGCTGCGCCGCCTGTTTTCCTGCCATCGCCAGCTTTGGCGCGGCCATCGGACTGGGCTTCTTGAGCCAGTACGAGGGGCTATTCATTGGCATCCTGCTGCCGATGTTCGCCGGCATCGCGTTACTCGCCAATGCTATCGCTTGGCTCAATCATCGACAGTGGCGACGCACGGCGCTCGGCACGATAGGCCCGATCTTGGTGCTGGCAGCGGTGTTTTTAATGCGGGCTTACGGCTGGCAGAGCGGTGGACTGCTCTATGTCGGCCTGGCCTTGATGGTTGGGGTGTCGGTCTGGGATTTCATCTCGCCAGCACATCGCCGCTGCGGGCCGGACAGCT